The genomic interval ATTGATGGACATCTCCCGGTCTGGGTTCATGGCCCTCCCCTCTTCTGCTGCTTTATGGAGGGCTCACATTTGGTCTCCCCTCGGCTGCCATAGCCTCTGCTTCGCTCTGGTCTCAGGAGCAGGGCCACtgagcagaggagaaagggaagcccCGCTCATCCTTCCAGGCCTGGAGCAGACAGCGCTCTCCCCGAAGGCCTGGACGGGGTGGGCGGAGGGAGGACCCAGAGAGCAGGCAGCCAGTGCTCCCCACCGGCATGACCACCAACCACCCACCTCCGATGGCATCTGCAGTTCTGAGAAGGCACGGGACACGAGAACACATgggcacacgcacacgcacacagacacacacagacacacacaggggcgcccacacacacacatacagacacatacatacacagacacagacacacagacgtacacacacacacaagtcacacacacagacacacacagacacacacacagacacacaggcacacacgggcacacgcgcacacacacacacacacacaaacacacaacacagacacactcacaggcTGTCTCAATCAGCCCTTTATTTGTGGACCTTCGCCAAGGTCACCGGGGTTCCAGCTCTTCGCAGAGATCAGGGAGAGCGGTGAGGGGCACCGGGGGCCCCCCCACCTCGTCACGGCGAGCAGAAGCGGCCGCAGAACAGGATGGCCCCGGTactgctgtgctggatgaagaagaggaaggggtGGTCGGCACAGAACCGGGGCACGATCCTCAGGATTCTCGGGGTGATCCTGGCCACTGTGGCGGCTGCGGCCTCTGTGCCCTCCTCAGTGACCTCCACGAAGGACTTGTGCACGATCTTGGACAGGTGCAAGTCTTGCTGGCACGACATCCCGCTGAAGTCAGCCTGGGCCGCCTCGAAGGCGTCGGTCACGCCCAGGTCTCGGAGGACGCACTCCATGTCGTAACTCTCCTCCAGCGTGAAGCGGGGCAGGAACACCTCCACCTCGTCCTCGTCCATCACATCCAGCTTCGTCCAAGTGACGAATTTCTCATAGGTCAGGGCCTTCTCCACCTGGAGGAGAAGGTAGATCTCAGGGTCTGCAGCAGCGCTACCCCGGGCACCTTCCACTGTGACCCGCACACTGTGCCTTGCGGGCCCGGGGCAGCCTGCCGGCTGCACACGAGTTCCCAGAGCCCAGTGCCCAGCAGGGATCCTGATGAGACCCCACGGGGCCACGGCTGGCTGGTTACCGTGTTCAAGTCTGTGCTCTCACTGGGCAGCAGGATGACCATGTTCAGTTCTTTGCCTACGTAGGGAAGCACCAGAATCTGGGTGCTTATTTCTCCAATGTAGGTTGATTTAAAGGTGGACTTCTTGAACATCATTTGCACAGGTTTCTCCATGTTCTATAAAAGGAATAGATAAATGTTAAGTTGAAACAAGACCTGTGGACACACTGGACGAGTCATCAGAGCCGTCCACCTGAGCCCACACATTCTGTCCTGTCTTCCAGACCCACCCCAGCTCCGTGTCGTCAGCTCGTCTGCACGGCTCCAGCTCCCACCCCTGGTTCCCAGCACTCAGGCCTCAGGCTGCTGTTCTCCTGCTGACCCAGGAGGGCTCCACACAGACTTACCCAGCAGGACCTCTTCCCCGGCACCTGCCCACCTGACATCTGCATCTGGATGCAAAGGAGCCTCCAGGTTGGCTCCCACACTGGCGTCTTGTGTTCCCCTCTACCTGTTCCATCTATACTTTCCCATCTCTGCTCATGGCGACACCACTCATCCCCCAGGCAGACCCTAGAGTATCTTGGGCCCCTGTCCTTCTCACCTGATAGCTGACCCATGAACAACCATGTTGGCTCTACTTTTAAAGACaacagggctgccctggtggctcaggggtaaataatctgccttccaatgcaggagacacaggctccatccctggtctgggaacaccccacagcccaggggcttctaagcccacgggccacaactactgagcctgggctgagagcccgggagccgcagctCCTGAAGTCACGGGcctggagcctgagctctgcaccAACAGAAGCACCGGCaggagaagcccgagcaccgagCCAAGAGGGTCTCTGCCACGGCAGCTGCAAGAAAGGCTCTGCGGCAacaagaccctgcacagccaaataaatagatacaattattaaaaaacaaaacaaaacaatctgaCTTGTGCTTCCTACCCCCACCACTCTCAGCCCAGCCATGGTCCTCAGGAAAACTTCCAAGTAACCTCCCTGGTCCTGCACACGGGCCCGCAGGGCTCTGGGGGATCAGAGCCACTGTGAGAGGCCACAGGCTCTGTGAGAGCTCAGAGGAGGGACACAGGAACCAGGAACCCGGGCTGCGGAGACCGCTAGGAAGGTTTCTGGACAGCCCTGCAGAGAAAGGCGTCTGTGTAGGTAGCTCCTGACGGGAGGGGGACAGACGGTAGGAACCAGGCCCATGGAGCGTCACAGCCACAGTCTGAAGTTTGAACTGGATCTCAGGGGTTCTAGGAGGCCCAGAGACCTGCGAGCTGCCCCGTGGGATGTGTGATACAAGATGGAACACCGGCCGCACAGACCTCCCCTGATGATACAgcagaggaggagcagggggagagGAAGCCAGGGTTTGCCCAGATCCACACCTGGGCTGCCAAGGCCACGAGAGGCACACGTTCCTTGAGGTCAGCCTCCTGGCAGGCTCCGTAAACCAAGGGGTCCCCAGGGACCGTTTCCAAGAACCTCCTCCCTTATTATGACACATTCTTGTTCACCTTGCTGACTC from Bos indicus isolate NIAB-ARS_2022 breed Sahiwal x Tharparkar chromosome 23, NIAB-ARS_B.indTharparkar_mat_pri_1.0, whole genome shotgun sequence carries:
- the LOC109577406 gene encoding serpin B6-like produces the protein MDALSEANGTFALTLLKKLGEGSSENVFISPLSISSALAMVLMGARGNTAAQMCQTLSLNKSSGGGEDVHQGFQNLLSEVNRTDTQYLLRTANRLFGEKTYDFLSSFKDSCRIFYQAEMEELDFLSATEESRKHINTWVAEKTEGKIRDLLPANSVNPMTRLVLVNAIYFKGNWDTQFNKEHTKERPFRVSKNMEKPVQMMFKKSTFKSTYIGEISTQILVLPYVGKELNMVILLPSESTDLNTVEKALTYEKFVTWTKLDVMDEDEVEVFLPRFTLEESYDMECVLRDLGVTDAFEAAQADFSGMSCQQDLHLSKIVHKSFVEVTEEGTEAAAATVARITPRILRIVPRFCADHPFLFFIQHSSTGAILFCGRFCSP